From Synergistaceae bacterium, the proteins below share one genomic window:
- a CDS encoding ABC transporter ATP-binding protein, which produces FIQKRASGSNVRGGDCLSSALIVTAKLSKTFHSKKTPVQALRDISITVNTNEIACLMGPSGCGKSTLLKIIAGIETATEGQLLLFGQNCTASVPQKLKRRIGFIYQDSNLLPWRSVERNLRFPLEIFGIQKEKEYEDRIHEALEIVGLTKYRDALPQELSGGMMQRVGIARSLVYNPDLLLMDQPFGALDAITRKKLRFDFLKIFQHARKTIVIATNSVDEALLFATRIYVIRMAPGTVEEVVEVGIPFEERKEGIEDNETFIGLRRQMIEIVKRQYALDARAAHFSVSEAPCND; this is translated from the coding sequence AATTTATACAGAAAAGAGCCAGCGGCTCTAATGTGAGGGGAGGTGATTGTTTGAGTAGCGCCCTGATAGTCACTGCAAAGCTCAGCAAAACCTTTCATTCGAAAAAAACGCCTGTTCAGGCCCTGCGGGATATTTCCATCACGGTGAACACCAACGAAATTGCCTGCCTCATGGGGCCCAGTGGATGTGGGAAATCCACGCTCTTGAAGATCATTGCCGGAATTGAAACTGCAACGGAAGGGCAGCTTTTGTTGTTTGGACAAAACTGCACGGCTTCTGTCCCCCAAAAATTGAAGCGCCGTATAGGTTTTATCTACCAGGACAGCAATCTGCTGCCCTGGCGCTCGGTAGAGCGAAACCTGCGTTTCCCTTTGGAAATTTTCGGCATACAAAAAGAAAAGGAGTATGAGGACCGAATCCATGAAGCTCTGGAGATTGTAGGCTTGACAAAGTACCGTGACGCCTTGCCTCAGGAGCTTTCAGGCGGAATGATGCAGCGTGTGGGCATTGCCCGGTCGCTGGTTTACAATCCCGACCTGCTCCTGATGGATCAGCCTTTCGGAGCCCTGGACGCTATCACACGCAAAAAGCTTCGGTTTGATTTTCTGAAAATTTTCCAACATGCCCGTAAAACTATTGTAATCGCCACCAACAGCGTGGACGAGGCGTTGCTGTTCGCCACCCGTATATACGTGATACGTATGGCTCCTGGGACCGTCGAGGAAGTGGTAGAGGTCGGCATCCCTTTTGAAGAACGTAAAGAAGGCATCGAGGACAACGAAACCTTTATCGGTCTGCGCAGACAAATGATCGAAATCGTCAAGCGGCAATATGCACTGGACGCGCGGGCCGCTCATTTCTCCGTAAGCGAGGCGCCCTGTAATGACTGA
- a CDS encoding ABC transporter permease, translated as MTEDKKTKLRRYVENLYPPLLTLVFLLVGWECIVRTFHVSKVVLPPPSDIIRETTRYFSSDILPGWLVTVRTMSVGYLSGVPAGIILASVMSQSRFLIKALVPYIVLLVTLPMMVVVPIFMVWAGYDVKYRAILSFVQVTAIIALNTLSGFRNISQSKLDLAAGYGATRLQTFLKVIFPNALPEVFQGLRLGCTFSILNAIGIEFIAGKIGMGFSVQYFSSMLKTAIAFGCIFTVGLTGRLMFMIVEILQKLIVTWER; from the coding sequence ATGACTGAGGATAAAAAGACAAAGCTCCGCCGATATGTCGAAAACCTGTATCCTCCTCTGCTCACTCTGGTTTTTCTGCTTGTGGGATGGGAATGTATTGTGCGTACATTTCATGTCTCAAAGGTGGTTTTGCCGCCTCCATCCGACATCATTCGAGAAACAACACGGTACTTTTCGTCGGATATACTGCCAGGCTGGCTTGTTACCGTGCGCACGATGAGTGTCGGATATCTGAGCGGCGTGCCTGCGGGCATCATTCTCGCCTCGGTGATGTCTCAGTCTCGGTTTCTGATAAAGGCTCTGGTTCCTTATATTGTTTTGCTGGTCACTTTGCCCATGATGGTGGTTGTTCCCATTTTTATGGTGTGGGCCGGTTATGATGTAAAATACCGCGCTATCCTGTCCTTTGTGCAGGTGACGGCCATTATCGCGTTAAACACTCTGTCGGGCTTCCGCAATATCAGCCAATCCAAACTTGACCTCGCTGCCGGGTACGGAGCGACCCGACTTCAAACCTTTTTGAAGGTAATTTTCCCCAATGCTCTTCCTGAAGTGTTCCAGGGGCTGAGGCTGGGCTGTACTTTTTCCATTCTTAACGCCATCGGCATCGAGTTCATCGCCGGTAAAATCGGCATGGGCTTTTCGGTACAGTATTTCAGCAGTATGCTCAAAACAGCTATCGCTTTCGGATGCATTTTCACAGTGGGACTGACCGGACGGCTCATGTTTATGATTGTCGAGATATTGCAAAAGCTTATCGTCACCTGGGAAAGATAG
- a CDS encoding ABC transporter ATP-binding protein has product MGTEKIVLRHVEKEFRSKRQTIHALHDINLSIPEKEIVSIVGPSGCGKSTIIRIINDIIKPTSGEIVVDGYSYGEKVPAEVIRKMGFIFQRPNLLPWLTVRQNIAFPLTILRLKGPKWDEYVDRLLEKGLLTACANSYPSSLSGGMTQRVGVLRGMVFQPEILLMDEPFGALDDMLREQLDLETLALWKELGQTIVFITHNVREAVLMSSKVYVMATQPGRVIAEILIDIPYPRSLEVIVEPKFIEYEKKITALIGEIELSQIV; this is encoded by the coding sequence TTGGGCACTGAGAAAATTGTCCTCAGGCATGTGGAGAAAGAGTTCCGCAGTAAGCGGCAGACTATACACGCGCTTCACGACATCAATTTATCCATACCGGAAAAAGAAATCGTCTCGATTGTCGGGCCAAGCGGCTGCGGCAAATCTACTATCATACGCATCATAAACGACATTATAAAGCCCACTTCGGGGGAAATTGTGGTAGACGGATATTCTTACGGCGAAAAAGTTCCGGCGGAGGTGATCCGCAAGATGGGATTCATATTTCAGCGGCCCAACCTTTTGCCTTGGCTGACCGTGCGGCAAAATATCGCCTTTCCTCTCACCATTTTACGCTTGAAAGGCCCCAAATGGGATGAATACGTGGACCGATTGCTGGAAAAAGGCTTGTTGACCGCTTGTGCAAACTCTTATCCTTCGTCGTTGTCCGGAGGCATGACCCAGCGCGTGGGTGTGTTGCGGGGAATGGTGTTTCAGCCTGAAATTCTTCTGATGGACGAACCTTTTGGCGCTCTTGACGACATGCTGCGTGAGCAGCTTGACCTTGAAACCCTCGCCCTTTGGAAGGAACTTGGACAGACCATTGTGTTCATTACCCACAATGTACGCGAAGCCGTGCTTATGTCATCGAAGGTTTATGTCATGGCGACACAGCCTGGCAGAGTCATCGCGGAAATTCTCATTGATATTCCTTATCCGCGGTCCCTGGAAGTCATCGTGGAACCAAAGTTTATAGAATATGAAAAAAAAATTACAGCGCTGATCGGAGAAATTGAGCTTTCACAGATTGTGTAA
- a CDS encoding ABC transporter permease: protein MCKTDRVKDFLINCSPFLLFFLLFGGMEWAIRVFKVPAWLVAPPSATFLALLRHFPAIWSNLQITLQEIVFGYLIGVFVGILLALVFTSNRFLDKAISPYVVFLIVTPQMIMVPLLMLWMGFGIQVKLLAVALSAFPINMMSTMTGIRNVSLERYELMKSLHASKLQTFFRVLIPSALPNVFTGMRLGTIFATTSAIGAELISGNTGVGPQISYNTEFIMMDIAFANVYVMILVAVLFYCLIAVIEHFVIYWKY from the coding sequence GTGTGCAAAACCGATCGAGTGAAAGATTTCCTCATCAACTGTTCGCCGTTTCTGCTGTTTTTTCTCCTGTTCGGCGGAATGGAGTGGGCCATCAGGGTATTTAAAGTTCCCGCATGGCTTGTTGCACCGCCTTCAGCCACATTTTTGGCGCTGCTGAGGCATTTTCCCGCAATTTGGTCGAACCTGCAGATCACCCTCCAGGAAATCGTGTTCGGCTATCTGATCGGTGTGTTTGTGGGGATACTGCTGGCTCTTGTTTTTACCAGCAATCGTTTTCTTGACAAAGCCATCAGTCCTTACGTGGTCTTTCTGATCGTCACGCCTCAAATGATTATGGTACCTCTTTTGATGCTCTGGATGGGCTTCGGCATCCAGGTAAAACTCCTCGCGGTTGCCCTGTCCGCGTTTCCTATCAATATGATGAGCACCATGACGGGCATACGCAATGTCTCCCTGGAACGGTACGAGCTGATGAAGTCGCTTCACGCAAGCAAACTCCAGACTTTTTTTCGAGTGCTGATTCCTTCCGCGCTGCCCAATGTTTTTACCGGCATGCGTCTAGGCACCATCTTCGCCACCACTTCCGCCATCGGCGCGGAGCTGATCAGCGGTAACACCGGAGTCGGACCTCAGATTTCCTATAATACGGAATTCATAATGATGGACATCGCTTTTGCAAATGTGTATGTGATGATTCTGGTGGCGGTTTTGTTTTACTGCCTCATCGCTGTGATCGAACATTTTGTTATTTATTGGAAATATTAG